Within Citrus sinensis cultivar Valencia sweet orange chromosome 1, DVS_A1.0, whole genome shotgun sequence, the genomic segment CACTCAAAACCTAAAGAACTAACAGCCTCATCCCCAATGCTCTTAGATGGCCTACATGATGGTTCTTGGATATGGACGCTAAAGTATTTGAGGATTCGGGTGATGAAATGACCATACGGAAGGGAACGAGTAATCAACTTAGGTATACTAAGCATGTTTCGGACAATGGTGTATCCTAAGTCGACTGGACGATGTCTAAGAATACAATCAATCAAGGCAACATCCATATGAGAAACCTCATCCAAAAGGCCTGATCTAGGAAGCACAATACTCTGAATAAAACGAAGTAATATATGAGTTTGAAGACAAAGACATTGGGTGCGAAAATGGATAGTACAATCGTCATCTGAAAGGTCAATACGACGACATATATTCTTAACAGCATCAATATGAACATAATCATCAATATCAGCAGGTTTCCTAGGTGAAAAAATTTCTAGGCCATCATCGAAAGTTCCTAGGATAGAGTTCAACTCCGAATCATCAAACTCAATCGAAACTCCTCTAATTGTGGTGATTACTCGATTCTCTTTCTCTGCAGAACAATCCATATTCGAGTAAAACACTCTCACCAAGTCGGGATATACATTTTCctcaaaaataattgcatTAAGCCAACCAAAATCTTCCAACAATTGCAATAAAGTTCTATTGCTAATACTAAGATTATTCAACTAATCcggtaaaacaaaaaagggtTAGAGTACCTCACGAGTCATGAACTGTTGGTGAAATCGTTTGGCTAGATGTTTATGGTTCGGAAAGTGTGTGGCCTCAAAGTTGGATTGATTGGATGTGCCCCCTGCTTGTCGTGACCGGTTGGTATGTTGAACCGattctttgccttttcttcGAACCGGCCGTGAGCTTGACATGGTgggtttgtttgatttgaagtgaAATAAATCAATGAGAAGGGAGATAATAAGGATGGAAATAGATTTTGAGAAGCAATTTCGATCAAAAACGGCTTCAGAGGGAGAAATCTAGAGCGAGAAGTTTCAGCTGAAACCCTAGAATCGATTTTGGATCTATTGATTTTGAGGCTGAAAAAGGGTTTGAAGGATGATTTTCGATACAAGAACGGATGCGAATCAAGTTTCATGGATCCATTTGCATAAAAAACATGTgaaaatgatggattttggAGAGAAAACGAGAGAGGAATAATcgattttagagagagaaagctaACCGATTTACCGAAAGATAAAGGAGGAGATGAACAGTTTATATACTCGCAAATCCAGCTATCCAGAAATTACAAACCGGCTAACCGGTTGTGGGCAGTGACCTACCCACGCGAATCTGAATTTCTGGTTTCAATAACCGGCTATCCGGTTTCGTCTCCAAGAAAAAACAGCAAACTGCCTCATCGgctgagataaaaaaaaaccaattgtGATAGGGAATGCATAATTTGTTTGAAAGATGAAGtttcaattgttttcttgCCATGTGCGCACCTAGTTTTGTGTGCCAGTTGCAGTGACAATTATGGAGTCTGGGAAAGCTACATGTCCATGTTGCCGGGTTCCAATTGAACAGAGGATCCGTGTGTGGGGTGCCAGTTCATAGTCATAGTTTGTCTTAAGAAAATGTTGTCAAATCTCCTTCAGGTATACTgatattatgtaatttaaattttgtccCGGCTGTTTGGACTGCATGCTTTTAAACTTGTCTTGATATGATGAAGTGCTACAATGGAATATGGTTGgtatgtaaataagaaaattcaagCCTAAATAAGTGAAATGCATTTTACTTGGGTTTCAAAACTCAGAATCTAGCtataataatttctcttttcttatttgccaaatttgcattaagatttttttagaaGAACTTTTATGTTTTCACATTCAGAAAGAGTTAAAGCAAAGCAATTGCAGTAGCAGTGtgtattgattttgttgattgGCTTGAAAGTCCGTTTTTGATTCTTTAAAGTAAtatctaatattaaataaaatttcaaaataaaatatgaatgagTTGAAAAATCAAAGTAGTATTCCACGTTGCCATGTAAAAATAGATTAAGGACACCACTTTAAGTAaagctaaaaataaaaatagatatctattattaaacaaaatgaaagttGGAACTTACAAAGAGCTAATATTATTGCTTTAATCTTCTAGTATTTAGAGTACATCTTGTGGCTGATATTATTGCTTGGCTACGTGAAACCATTTTAGTCTTGCCAACACTATCCCAGaggaaaatgttttttttttttcaaatgctCTTCATCCACCAACTTGGTTCTTGTCAGTTTGCTTGGTAATTAGTTAATAGCTATTGGTATTTCGTTGTCTTATTGTGATACTTTGTTCTCCTCAGACATATGGATTATTAAAAACTAGTTCAGTCCAAACCAACATGCCTAGATCATATGGATGCACAATTATCCATCCAAGAAAGTGGATGGAATCACGACTGGCTAACAATGTTCTCCAAGCAATTAGTGGCTTCCAAAGACAAATTCAAAACACATGCAGTTTTCTTTGGAAACAATTTTCTATAACATTCCTTTATAGGTATTGAGAATGATAAAATGGATCAATCTAGATGCTTCGTAGTTCTAGTTACTGAAAATATTCACTtccaaataacaagaataacaGTTTATCAAAAAATCTTTGATGATAGCACAAGCGTAGACTGTGCTATCATCCCATTTATAGCAATGTTTGAGATGCTAAGATGAAGGGGCAAACAAGCGGTAGAAACAAGTGTGCCATGAACAAACTCTGAGAAGGTGATGAACTAATACCAGTAAAGAAATATCACCTCTATTTTCCAGATAGTTCAGCTTCATTTGGAAATCGTCAGCCATCACCTCTGATGACAGTGCCAAGTTCCCAGACATGGAGTTCCTTCTCATTTCTCTCTCAAGGACATCAATGCATAACCGGTCTTTGCTAGTTTCTTGCCCTTGCTTTGTAGCTTCAATATAATCCTTTCGCTTTGTCATTCTCCAACAGCTTGCTAGAGCTGTTTGCCCATCTGATGTAGTTTCTGATGCGCATGCTCCCTTGCTCATccacaagaaaattaatgcaaAAAGAGTcagaaacaaattatttttatttatttatttaaattctattcACTTGTGACATCCAAAGTGTGGCCTTCGGAGTTGTCGATGACTCAAGAATTGGTGACTTCTTCTTGTTTGGTTTTAGTGCATTATTTATCTATTCACTCGTTCGTCAGacacttttttatttgtatttttattttttctacgCACAAGACTGATCAAATTAAATGGGCTTAATCTTTTGTCTTCCTAATAGcaatattcaatatttatttagtaatatttatAGAACTCTAAGAAATAActggatttaaattttatgaattatatatTGTGCTAAAAACACAAAGACAATCGTATGCAACTAATAATGTCAACACCTATAATTGGTACTCACTAAGTGTGAAATGCCTCGTAATCAAATCCATTTGCTGtctgattattatttataacccATCAGTCGTCACAAAGTCAGTGATTGTTTAGAGTGCTCTCCATTGTGATTTCCTCTTTGCCTtcaggattttcttcatcGTTATCATTgcttaaaattaaacaattggATTTAACCTCCTCTTCATACAATTCATATACATTGACTCGCTCTCGCTCTCTTTTCTACATGCATGTGTCATATACATTTAGGTATTTGTATGTGCGTATATTCtatacaaaaaatttgtaaatgtcTCAAagtttgatgatgaaatgcagaaaattaatgaatatgaAGTGTAAAGTGACCCTGATGAAATTCACTTTGCTTGCCCTCTAGGTCTATCTAGGCTTTTatctattcaaaattttcaaagatttattataatataatcccTCTAAAAAATGAGACCAATCACagtccaaataaaaaaaaagaaagataaagaaaagttAATACTTTAATGGCATTGTTAATACTTCACAACAATCATGTCCCTCGAAACCGGATAACCGGATTTCACAACCGGTTATCCGATTGTTGACAGCAAGCATGTCTCTTGCTGTGACTTGAATCCGGATAACCTGTTGTGAAATCCGGTTAACTGGATTTTGATAGCAAGCATGTCTCTTGCTGTCACTCAAATCCGAATAACTGGATTTCACAACCGGTTATCCAGTTATTGACAGCAAGCATGTCTCTTGCTGTCACATGAATCCGGATAACCGGTTATGAAATTCGGTTATCCAGATTTTGACAGCAAGCATGTCTCTTGCTGTCACTCGAATCCGGATAATCGGATTTCACAACCGGTTATCCGAATTCAAACAGCAAGCATGTCTCTTGCTGTCACTTGAATCCGAATAACCAGATTGTGAAATCCGGTTATCCGGTTGTTGACAGCAAGCATGTCTCTTGCTGTCACTCAAATTCAGATAACCGGTTGTGAAATCCGGTTATCCAGATTTTGACAGCAAGCATGTCTCTTGCTGTCACTCAAATCCAGATAACCGGATTTCACAACCGGTTATCCGGTAGTTGACAGCAAGAATGTCTCTTGATGAAAAATTACCACGTTTGGTTGGTTAGGTTTGCAATAAATATGTTGAAAGAAAAACTCACCTTCCCTCCATTAATGAGAGATTATCCTACGGCTCATGTCCAAGACTTCTTCACAAAAAACACAGTCACTCCAAAACATAGTCCCAAATGCTATGTTCTAAAATCTCGTTCAACATCTATGGTGCCTAGTTTTCAACTTTCCATAAGTTAAGTTTCTCTCCAACAAAGGTATGTGCTGTAATTTAAGTAGTAGATTTGTGCTCCCATAGTTGgtttcattaatattattatattaaattattaagataTAGGGTGTGAAATATGTTATTAACAAGGTTTTGGTTGAACAAGGGTTAAATATGAGTAGCCCACATAGTTCCAGCAACCTAGGAATATCCATTGCTCTAAAGGTTGGTTTACAAGCATCGAACGTACTTGGCAGTCATTTCGACTCAGTAGAGAATGCAGAACTGTGGTATAGCAATTATGCCCGAATGTTTGGTTTTGGTGTTAAGGAAAGATGATATACGGCGCGGAAAAAAGTCTGGACGAATCACAATTCGACGTTGGGTTTGTCATTTCGAAGGGGTAAGAGATGAAAGACAATATCAAAACTGCAGTAGGGTGCGAGAACCACGACCTATAACACGAACCGGGTGTCGGGCATCATTTCGAGTGAATTACGATGATTCAGTTGGTAAATACATCGCCAAAGAATTCAGGCCTGAGCACAACCATCATTTGGCTTCTACTAATGAAGTTCATCTCATTCGTTCACATCGAAAGGTTACTGATGCAGAATTTGCACAAGCAAAGGCATTAAGGCATGTTGGTGTGAAGACTTGCCAATTCATGGATTACATGGCTGATCAGGTAGAGGGGCCTCAAAGCCTAAGGTTCACACGCAAAGACATGCAAAACACGCTAGATGCTTCCACTCGTGCTGAGGTTGGAGATTCTGACTCAGACACAACTATAGCATACTTTGCGGCAAAATCTGAACATGACCCTGGGCTTTGCTTTGAGTACATACTAGATGATGAAAATAGACTACGAAATTTGTTTTGGGTTGATTGTGTAGCTCATTATGACTATCACTGTTTTGGTGATGTGTTGGCATTCGATGCAACGTATAAGACTAATGTATATCATAAACCCCTCGTTACACTTGTCGGAACAAACCATCACTTCAGAACAATGGTCTTCGGTTTTGTTTTGCTCGCTGATGAGACAATTGACTCATACACGTGGCTGCTACAAACTTTTCTATCCACTATGGGCAACCGAATGCCCGTGTCTATAATTACTGATGGTGACAAGGCAATATTGAAGGCAATAAAGACAGTGTTTACCGGGTGCATCCATCGTCTTTGTTGTTGGCATCTTGAGCACAATGCGCAGGCTAATTTGAAGAACGAAGACTTTACGAGAAAATTTCGTGATTTGATGTTGACACCTATGACGGTAGCTGAATTTGAAACCCAATGGTTAGCTGTAGTGGCTGAATTCGCACTTGAACATCATGCATGGGTATAGAAAATGTATTCGAAGCGGTGCAATTGGGCGGAAGCTTATCTTAGAGGAACATTCTTTGTTGGTATGCAAAGCACTCAACGAAGTGAAAGTATGAATGCATATCTTAGCCGATTTGTCCAACATAAACTAAAATTGTATGAGTTTGTGCGACAAATCGATCGTGCTCTCCGTAATATTCGTACCACAGAAACATCCAATGAGTTCAAAACCAAATACAGTACTCCTGTCTTAAGAACGCACTTACAGAGCCTGGAGAAACATGCTGCACAATTGTTCCCATTAAGAGTTTTTTTGAAGGTTAGAGATGAGATGCTGCGAGAAGGAGCGGTCATCGAAGTAAAAACTGTCAAAGCTGTCGATGTTGCATTGTACATAGTGACTGAATTTGGGACACCTACAACATGTTGGAATGTCATCCACAATCTACAAGAAAACCACATACAGTGTTCTTGTCAAATGATGGAGTCTGTTGGGCTTCCTTGTAGGCATATGTTTCATGTCTTGAAAGTGGAACAAATTGAAAAGATTCATGACAATATGGTTCTTCGTAGATGGACAAAAAAAGCCAAGGAGCACAATACTTGCAGGACCACAAAACCAGAAGTTGACACCGATGTTTCAGAGGTGGCTAGATTTAGTGCATTGTCTGCAGCCTGCAATAAAATGTGCTACAATGTAGCAAAAAACGTTGAAGCCTATGAAAATGGGTTGGTAGAAATCAATCGGCTAACATTAACTTATGAACAACATGCTGAACAGGACGGTctcccaaataaaaaattgcgGATGGGAACAAAACTTCGTAATCCTGCAGTTGAAAAAACCAAGGGCGCTATGTCTAAAGGGAAATGTGTAGCAGAAAGCTCTAGAAAGTGTGGAAAATGTCGTCAAGTTGGGCATACAGCACGAACTTGTTCTATTCAAAGGAATGATAGCACCCAACTAAGGTATGTCCCAAGTTCTTTATCATGTGTTTAATTATTGCATTATTGGATATTTCATTGCAAATAACTTTCATGGTATTGATTTTAGTGTCGATGGAAACTGTTTTGCCGCATTCGATTCATTAAGCACCCAGAATCCTGGAGCCTTTGCTGGTGTCAATCCAACATTGTTAGGTCATGCAAGCAACCAATTTTCTAATGTTTTTTATTGGTGGCCCATTAAACAGTGCCATTAAAATGACTCAATATGTATTACCATTTGAATTCCACTATCATGTACCAACATGACAACCAGTTTAATATCAAATGATGAGATGTGAACACTGTTAACATGCATATGTTCATTATAGTTAAATAATGTCTCGGTCAAGAATACATAACCAtgtcattaatttaaagataattctctattaaaattgattttacaaCCATCGTAAGCAAGAAGACAAGAAAAGTCACGGTATTACCTCCCAACACGTTTCAAACAacttacaacaaaaaatagtaTGCAATCACTTGTATAATCATTCCCTAGTATGGTTCGATATCTAAGCGCGCGTTCTCGTGTtaactttcttcttcttacgAATGTTGCTGCTTTGTTGGTGAAATGGCTTTTGCACTTGAGAGGATACATGGTTCACCATTACAGCATGAATCGCAAACTGTGCACTGCTTAGTTCCAGCAATTTATCTCGATTTTGATTCAATGCagaattaattagttgaatgGCTAGCCTACCCCGTGTATCCTCAGATGTGTACTGGTCAATTTGAAAGGAAACTAATATTACTTTCATATAATTAGTagcttttatataattatgaagttaacaaaattttgagttcaaCAATTAAACAAGTTTGGCATAGTCGTACCAAAGTTGACGATTTCTTCGGAATAAATTCTAGGCTGTCCATATAGTTTATCACATAAACCCCACAGTCATATCCATTCCTTTGCTTGGGAACTCCAATGCCCCGGTTGATTGGAAAGTCTTGAAACTTAACGTGTTGCATATTGCTTGGCAATTCAGGCTGCAGAATCCAATCCAAGGAATGTAGCTGTCGGCAATGTCGAAAACCAGACAATATTATGGATATGAATATAACACAATATACATAACTGATAATGTTAAAtagataacaaaaaaaaaagaacatgatTAAGATACAATGCGCATGGCTTGATCGTGCTGTCTTTTATTACTGCGGGGATCTGGAAGAGGATCCCATATTTCTGCACTTGTATTTCTGACGTTCACGATCAGTAGGTACTAATGAGATGATTCATGGTTTATTGGCACATAAATCTGACATTTCAATTGTCAATGTCATACACCAAGCACACTAGTAGAAACTGAAATAAGTTAAAGGTTAACAAACTAACCTTTTGACACCTATGCACCTGTTGCATAAAATTCTTTCCACATCTAGCTGTCCTTGCAAAACAATCCACCTCATCTCCGACCATTAGAACTGCTTGCTAcacataataaaaacaacGTTGCACAAGGAAGTTGTCAATAAAGAAACCAAAGCACAATGCAACAAGTACCGGCGAGACTCACAGAATATCTTGTTGGTAAATACCAGTTCATTGGCACATCTTTCTCCACCACCTGCTGAATGAGGGTGAGGTGATGTGTTTTCATAGAAATCACCTAAAAGTGATCATATTTATTGAGATatataataacatataataaaCGACAAACATATATTGTGACATCACCAAATGTTGAAACCTAATACCTCGCCACATAGATAAGCCCCCAGCAAAAGAGTCAATAAAGAATGTCGATTAAGAATTTCGCCATAACTAGAAACAATGATTTCACTAAAGACAAAACACGATAATTTTTTAGTCGTATAGCATAACAACTATATACAGAAAACTAATTTCAGACTTCTGAATTTTACCTTCCGTCACCCTCTTTGTTAAAAGCATATTGAATAAGCTTCAATTCTTCCAATGTAATTGGATCATTGACTTGAAACGGACCAGTTTTATACTTGGGATTTACTCCTTTGGACACTTGACGTACGGTGAAAGTTGATATCGGCCTGGCCTACGATTCCTATTTGGTCGCGTTGGCAGGACACTGACACTAGTAGATGTTTGAGGTTCTTGCTTAAGTTGAACTGGTTCATCTATAtcctttataaaaaataaatttatatgtaaGTTACTTCATAAGTGAGTTATCAtcgaaataattttaagaaaacgACGTTATAAAACTGTACCTCATCTCGGAGATTAGGTGGTGGAATAGGGACAAAGTGGGTAGGATCTTTGTGAAATTCACCGATTCCTTCTCTTGTCCCCATCCAGCCCATTATTTTATCGAGGCTCAGGTTCAATCTGCGATCCACAGAGTCCTCGTCGCTATCCATTACCATTTTTTTCCATCAGTGGTTGGCTCGGTTTTTCTGACTGGACATGTTGGTTCTACTATTTTCAAGCTCGGAGATTGCGGGCATGGATCAGATGGTTGTTTTGATGGTGCACCAACAGGAGACTTGGATCTCAATTCCTCCAAAGATTTCTCAACCATTTCCATTCTCACATTGAACGAATCCATTTTGTGTTCAATTCTGTGGACACAGTGTGTTAGTACCCTAAAAGCTTCCTCCATATTAACAGTGCTCGGCCCAGCATCTTCGGTTTGTTCAAAATGAGGGAAATTCCTTTTGAGCtgcaaaaaatttgattcacGCATTGGaacctaaaataaatatgcacAACAATCATACATAATGACaatcaaaatatattcaattaactgtaaacaaaattaaatacatgtgtgaacaagacaaaaaataaaacaaacctCAGTACTTGTCATGTCGCCAAATGTTTTCCGCCAATTCAATAAACGCCGAATCTCTTCCTTGGTCCATACACTAACAAGGCAAACTGTTCTGTCCATGGAACACCGATCATACAAAACAGCACTAAAGTAAAACAACTgttcattcaaaaaataattactacGTCATGTTATTTTTCGTATTTGGCAAATTAATTATGGTATCTAAGATTTCTTAAATATACCTCTAAAAACACAACACAACCACTAACTGACTTCACTTGATGATCTTTATACTTCGCTATGCCCTCCCACAGAAAGTTGAAACACCATGTAACCCAATTCTTTTTCCTAATTAACTGCACATCTTTTAGGGCATGCAGATACATCGAATTGATGTAGCTGGAACTTGTGGGACACAATACAGTTCCtagaagaaacaaacaaaacatgaTCTTAAATTCATCATCACTACTCTCACTAGCTATCAATCTTTCACTAACTACAACTATTTCAATTCCTCTTCCACCTGTTCTATACTTGGCAcgcaatttaattatatcaccCGCTTCTTCTCGGATGTATACTGGTTCCCCTCCATCTTTGATCCCCATTACGATGTTGAAGGTTGTAGGGTTTAAACAAAACTCTCTCCCGTGCAAAACTATACAATGCCTCTTTGTATCATATTGTTGGACAAGTGTTTCACAGAAGTCTTGTCTCAGGCGACCACATCGTAATTCTAGCATGCTTCCGAAGCCAATTTCTCTAATTGCAGCTTGTTGGTCAGGCGACAGTGTGGAAATGACCTTAGTGAATGCACTGACATGACAACGAGATAAATTACATTGGCTATGTTTAtcctcaattttttattcttcatctGTCTTTTCAATGCTCATTTCACAAACATTTGAACTTGGGTCCTCATGCATCGTACCAAATCGGCACTTCTCCTCATTCgttaatttcttccatttttcaaCAATTGTCGCCCtacaaactttttttatcCCTTCTTGCCTGACCTTTTCTGCTTCATGCTTACTGTACACAACATTTTAGTTCAGCTAATTACGTCAACATAATTGATAGTTATAATAAGAACTttattcaaagcaataattttatacttacAAAAAGTGTATCCACGCTCTCTGACCAGGTCCTCCCCTTCTAGCTtctttggactccattttatAACTGTATGCTATGGTTCAAATCCTGAAATAGACCATAGATAAATGTAgtatcaattgaatttataacGAGACCtaaagaaaaaacaataatgatgtTTACAATTCTAGACAATAACAAGAGCTAATGGTGAACCAACAATTTccataaacatattattctaACTCTGGAAGATAACGGTTCATCGTTTATTTCATAACGGTTAGCTGATATATTCTAGTAGGAAGTGTATTCCCAGACAGAAGTGTGTTTGATAactttttttagtttcttcttctctctctaaaacTCATAACCTACGCTCTCTCTCCCTACAACCCACCATTTTCTCATGTTTTTCTTGCCAATTTCATGCTTCCAAACCATTAATCATCTCAGGAAAATTTGTagagcaaaaaaataaaaataaaacctttcgGTTGTTTTGAGGAGCTTCGTCACAACTTCGGCTTTCACAGTAATGATTTCGGTAATGATTATCGAGGTTGAACggctggaaaagaaaaagaaacaaataaaaatatttgttagcTCTCTTTCTGTTTATAAGCTCTCATTGTGTTTTTCCACACCAAGCTGCattgcataaaagaaaaagaaaaaggacatTACGCAATCAGGAAATCTAATATTTTCAAGAGAACTTAGAGATTTTCCCTTTATATACTCTTGAATAGCCTTGCAAGATGCATAAGATTAGTTCACATCAACTACCAATTCATGCACAATATAATGGATACAcccaattaaacaaattaaaaagcaaaatcacaaaaaataaagaataatgcTAGTGATATACAAAATACTagtcattaaataataattttacctttccttgatgataaatataaaattctcGAGAATGCAAGTGAGGAAATGCAAAATgatcaaaaataataaaaaaaactaggaCTTACTAGTTAGCATCACAACACTAGGTCCTTTACATGACGAGAACAGAAGAGTTACCTCGAGCCACACTGCTCTTCCTGCAACTCATCCGCGCTGCTCTTCCTATCCAAGAATGACTCCAAACATAAACCTCAACTCTTTTTTTGGTTCCATCCCAGGATACGCCACCTTAAAAGCTTCATGCAGCTCATTCGATGGCAGCTCATGCTGTAGACAACATTGCAACGAAGGTAACAGTGTGAGGTTGGAAAAGAAGCAGCGCGCGATACTGGCTCTGCCTCTGCCTCTCTCTACCTCTCGTGTACAAACAAAATACCTGAGTAGATGGATCGATTGGTTGATTAGTACGAAAGAGACCGTGGATTTGATCTTGTTGAGTGAAAAAATTGGGATGAGAGAAActatgaatttgaaaaagagatggaatttgaaaaagagatgaaattttagggatttttcttttgagaaagCAAAGAAATTGGATTGAGGTGAGAGGAAATTGTGGGCTTTTCTTTTCAGGGAACTGGTTTACCAGGTCAcccatttttttctatttttaatataaatttaatctcaACCGTTGGATTCAATCTAATTGAATccaatggtttttttttcgtttCCGGCATGGTGCCGGGCCTTCAGTGCCCGGCAATGTAGCATCAGCCTTTTATGTGGGGTTTGGGCAgctttcattaaatatattccAAAACAAGGTACTTATTTACTAATAGATAATTAtgtagacttttttttttgcattttatattGGCTAAAATATTACTACGtacatatttaatataatttatctaataattataagtataaatttaatttcataaattattattaaaatttttgttacgtttagttattttttttagtagagattttaaaaattaaataagttattttatttctactgCTAAAAGCGTAAATTTTAAACCTTTTGGAGTAAaggttgaaaaatatttttaaatgttaaaatctctaaaatattttttacttattagataatctttttttcattttttataacataactcTAAAAACttctctattaaaataattttataatttttaataaaatctctcattgacaaccaaataacTAAGTAAAGTTTTTACTTATGAAAACTTTATTCATTGACAAGAGATAAATGGGCAGACGATTCCATATGTTGTTAAATGCcctattgatttcatttttgtatttattgtaataactgtgttgtattattataatacatgGCTTTATTATGTATGCCTGTTATGTTTTGTGTGAATAGAATGGACAAAACAACCATTATAGGTTTAGTGGTACGGAAGCAAGAGGAAT encodes:
- the LOC127903632 gene encoding protein FAR1-RELATED SEQUENCE 5-like translates to MQNCGIAIMPECLVLVLRKDDIRRGKKSGRITIRRWVCHFEGVRDERQYQNCSRVREPRPITRTGCRASFRVNYDDSVGKYIAKEFRPEHNHHLASTNEVHLIRSHRKVTDAEFAQAKALRHVGVKTCQFMDYMADQVEGPQSLRFTRKDMQNTLDASTRAEVGDSDSDTTIAYFAAKSEHDPGLCFEYILDDENRLRNLFWVDCVAHYDYHCFGDVLAFDATYKTNVYHKPLVTLVGTNHHFRTMVFGFVLLADETIDSYTWLLQTFLSTMGNRMPVSIITDGDKAILKAIKTVFTGCIHRLCCWHLEHNAQANLKNEDFTRKFRDLMLTPMTVAEFETQWLAVVAEFALEHHAWV
- the LOC107177990 gene encoding uncharacterized protein LOC107177990 isoform X1, with amino-acid sequence MLELRCGRLRQDFCETLVQQYDTKRHCIVLHGREFCLNPTTFNIVMGIKDGGEPVYIREEAGDIIKLRAKYRTGGRGIEIVVVSERLIASESSDDEFKIMFCLFLLGTVLCPTSSSYINSMYLHALKDVQLIRKKNWVTWCFNFLWEGIAKYKDHQVKSVSGCVVFLELFYFSAVLYDRCSMDRTVCLVSVWTKEEIRRLLNWRKTFGDMTSTEVPMRESNFLQLKRNFPHFEQTEDAGPSTVNMEEAFRVLTHCVHRIEHKMDSFNVRMEMVEKSLEELRSKSPVGAPSKQPSDPCPQSPSLKIVEPTCPVRKTEPTTDGKKW
- the LOC107177990 gene encoding uncharacterized protein LOC107177990 isoform X2; protein product: MLELRCGRLRQDFCETLVQQYDTKRHCIVLHGREFCLNPTTFNIVMGIKDGGEPVYIREEAGDIIKLRAKYRTGGRGIEIVVVSERLIASESSDDEFKIMFCLFLLGTVLCPTSSSYINSMYLHALKDVQLIRKKNWVTWCFNFLWEGIAKYKDHQVKSVSGCVVFLELFYFSAVLYDRCSMDRTVCLVSVWTKEEIRRLLNWRKTFGDMTSTELKRNFPHFEQTEDAGPSTVNMEEAFRVLTHCVHRIEHKMDSFNVRMEMVEKSLEELRSKSPVGAPSKQPSDPCPQSPSLKIVEPTCPVRKTEPTTDGKKW
- the LOC107177947 gene encoding protein FAR1-RELATED SEQUENCE 5-like, producing the protein MYSKRCNWAEAYLRGTFFVGMQSTQRSESMNAYLSRFVQHKLKLYEFVRQIDRALRNIRTTETSNEFKTKYSTPVLRTHLQSLEKHAAQLFPLRVFLKVRDEMLREGAVIEVKTVKAVDVALYIVTEFGTPTTCWNVIHNLQENHIQCSCQMMESVGLPCRHMFHVLKVEQIEKIHDNMVLRRWTKKAKEHNTCRTTKPEVDTDVSEVARFSALSAACNKMCYNVAKNVEAYENGLVEINRLTLTYEQHAEQDGLPNKKLRMGTKLRNPAVEKTKGAMSKGKCVAESSRKCGKCRQVGHTARTCSIQRNDSTQLSVDGNCFAAFDSLSTQNPGAFAGVNPTLLGHASNQFSNVFYWWPIKQCH